From the Methanobacterium spitsbergense genome, one window contains:
- the gatE gene encoding Glu-tRNA(Gln) amidotransferase subunit GatE: protein MDYKKLGLKMGLEIHQQLNTEKKLFCPCKCELTDKKPDYKLLRYLRPTQSELGKIDRAAFEESRRKLKFIYESYDYETCLVESDDEPPHPLNMEALEIAMIIASILHMNIIDEFHTMRKQVIDGSNTGGFQRTGLVATDGYLETEYGIVKIENLCLEEDAARRISQKRGKVVFRLDRLGIPLLEVTTDPSIKHPEQVKEVAYQLGQVLRSTKVKRGLGTIRQDLNISIAEGARVEIKGVQDLDLMPKMVENEVKRQLNLIKIMKELQSREATVDNEIHNLNKIFKKTESKIISKALSNGGNVLAIKLGGFKGLIGKEVQPGRRFGTELAGYAKKMGVSGIFHIDELPAYGITDVDIERIADHLKLSEYDAFIIVADEDEKARNAIMEVQRRAKTSIKEVPEETRKALEDANSEYLRPLPTASRMYVETDIPTTVISKEQINDIKSNLPELPNEKKQRIIDQYKLSEDIASQLVRLDKVENFEDIMSTSKLDPTTVGSTLAYTLKELRRDGNDVSRLDNKMLKDTFALVEDGKIVKEAVSEVIVGLCNEEGSPEQIARSLNIIMLSEKEVEKIIDEILFENSKIVEERGMGAIGALMGKSMQKLQGKADGKLVNKLLRDKIQNIK, encoded by the coding sequence ATGGACTACAAAAAATTAGGTTTAAAAATGGGTCTTGAAATACACCAACAGCTTAACACAGAAAAAAAGTTATTTTGTCCGTGTAAATGTGAATTAACTGATAAAAAGCCTGATTACAAACTTTTAAGGTATTTGAGACCAACCCAAAGTGAGCTTGGGAAAATAGATAGGGCGGCTTTTGAAGAATCTAGGCGGAAATTAAAATTTATATATGAATCATACGATTATGAAACATGTCTAGTAGAATCTGATGATGAACCACCACACCCACTGAATATGGAAGCCTTAGAAATAGCAATGATAATAGCTTCCATTCTTCATATGAATATTATTGATGAATTCCACACCATGAGAAAACAGGTTATAGATGGGAGTAATACAGGCGGATTTCAGCGAACTGGACTTGTCGCAACAGATGGATATCTTGAAACAGAATATGGAATTGTCAAAATAGAAAATCTCTGCCTTGAAGAAGACGCAGCTAGAAGAATTAGTCAGAAGAGAGGGAAAGTAGTATTCAGACTCGATAGGCTGGGAATTCCTTTGTTGGAAGTAACTACAGATCCATCTATTAAACATCCTGAACAAGTTAAAGAAGTTGCATATCAATTGGGTCAAGTTCTTCGAAGTACAAAGGTGAAACGGGGACTAGGAACAATACGTCAAGACCTGAATATTTCCATTGCAGAAGGAGCACGTGTGGAAATAAAAGGGGTACAAGACCTTGATTTAATGCCCAAAATGGTAGAAAATGAAGTTAAAAGACAATTAAACCTCATAAAAATAATGAAGGAACTTCAAAGTAGAGAAGCTACTGTTGATAATGAAATACATAATTTAAATAAAATATTTAAAAAAACTGAATCTAAAATAATATCTAAAGCATTGTCCAATGGAGGAAATGTTCTAGCAATAAAATTAGGTGGATTTAAAGGTTTAATAGGAAAAGAAGTTCAACCTGGAAGGCGTTTTGGAACTGAACTAGCAGGTTATGCTAAAAAGATGGGAGTATCAGGAATATTTCATATTGATGAACTTCCAGCATATGGTATAACAGATGTAGATATTGAAAGAATTGCAGACCATCTCAAACTATCGGAATATGATGCATTTATCATTGTTGCAGATGAGGATGAAAAGGCAAGAAATGCTATTATGGAAGTACAAAGAAGAGCAAAAACATCTATTAAAGAAGTCCCTGAAGAAACAAGGAAGGCTTTAGAAGATGCTAACAGTGAATATCTCAGACCATTACCCACAGCTAGCCGTATGTATGTTGAAACAGACATACCTACTACTGTAATATCTAAAGAGCAGATAAATGATATTAAATCAAATTTACCCGAACTTCCAAATGAAAAGAAACAAAGAATTATTGATCAGTACAAATTAAGTGAGGATATAGCTTCACAATTAGTTCGATTAGATAAGGTGGAAAATTTCGAAGATATAATGTCCACCTCAAAATTAGACCCAACCACGGTAGGATCAACACTTGCTTACACACTTAAAGAGCTTAGAAGAGATGGAAATGATGTTTCAAGATTAGATAATAAGATGTTGAAGGATACTTTTGCATTGGTTGAAGATGGAAAAATCGTTAAAGAAGCAGTTTCAGAAGTTATTGTGGGATTATGTAACGAAGAAGGTTCACCAGAGCAGATAGCTAGAAGTCTTAACATTATTATGCTCTCTGAAAAAGAAGTGGAAAAAATAATAGATGAGATACTGTTTGAAAATAGCAAAATTGTTGAAGAACGTGGAATGGGTGCAATTGGAGCTTTAATGGGTAAATCCATGCAGAAACTCCAGGGTAAGGCAGATGGAAAACTTGTGAATAAACTTTTGAGGGATAAGATACAGAATATAAAGTAG
- a CDS encoding NAD(P)/FAD-dependent oxidoreductase: MEEHDIIIVGAGPAGLTAGIYAGREGLKAMIIDKGVKGGNANMAPVIANFPGYKSIPGLELLKNIGNQAEKYIYIREYEEIVEIQKKTDTITLKTDKDNYRTKSLIICSGTTYRKLGVPGEDKYIGKGISYCSICDGMLFKGRDVLVIGGGNSAVTHALHLKDIGVNVKIVHRRDELRAQKYLQDKLHEVGIPIIWNSVVKEIKGDIFLKSVIVHNRETDVDEELEVSGLFLAVGEKPNSDIASNMGVNVDEMGYIITDKNQKTNITNVYAAGDITGGVKQLVVACGEGAVAAVNAYEELKIVE; the protein is encoded by the coding sequence ATGGAAGAACATGATATTATTATTGTGGGGGCAGGACCTGCAGGTCTAACAGCAGGCATATACGCAGGAAGAGAAGGTTTGAAAGCAATGATTATCGATAAAGGTGTTAAAGGTGGAAATGCTAACATGGCCCCTGTTATTGCAAATTTTCCAGGGTATAAATCAATACCGGGATTGGAGTTGCTTAAAAATATTGGAAACCAAGCAGAAAAATATATTTATATCCGGGAATACGAAGAAATAGTTGAAATACAGAAAAAAACCGACACAATAACATTAAAAACTGATAAAGATAATTATAGAACTAAATCATTAATAATCTGCTCTGGCACAACCTACAGGAAATTGGGTGTTCCTGGTGAGGATAAATATATAGGGAAAGGAATATCATATTGTTCAATATGTGATGGAATGCTTTTTAAGGGTAGAGATGTTTTAGTTATTGGTGGAGGTAACTCTGCTGTTACACATGCTCTCCATCTTAAAGATATAGGTGTAAATGTTAAAATTGTCCATAGAAGAGACGAGTTGAGAGCTCAGAAATATTTACAGGATAAACTACATGAAGTTGGAATACCTATTATTTGGAACTCTGTTGTAAAGGAGATAAAGGGAGATATATTCCTAAAAAGTGTGATAGTCCATAATAGAGAAACAGATGTTGATGAAGAGCTGGAGGTTTCAGGTCTATTCTTAGCTGTAGGTGAAAAACCAAACAGTGACATTGCATCTAATATGGGTGTAAATGTAGATGAAATGGGTTATATCATAACAGATAAAAACCAAAAAACAAATATTACAAATGTTTACGCTGCAGGAGATATAACTGGAGGAGTGAAACAACTTGTAGTTGCTTGTGGTGAAGGGGCTGTGGCTGCTGTAAATGCATATGAAGAACTTAAAATTGTAGAATAG
- a CDS encoding TIM barrel protein, with amino-acid sequence MSNVRFGPAGRPINFKGNAKDACTYIKEEGLEAYEYQATYGVKISKQSAIELKQDSEDNDVLVSMHAPYYINLSSNKDDVIERSIQRLIQAAKASEWMGAYRTVFHPGFYTNYTSNEAMDRCKNAIKQIMDKLEVLGVENYYFAPETTGKRSQLGNLDEIIEICRSFDHFEPTVDFAHVYARSRGKINKREDYNQIFQKLEDELGIKSLHSHFTHIEYTDAGERKHHKLLDDNYGPPLQPFIEEIAECGWNITVICESPLIDQDALVMKKMYSQFLANKKKI; translated from the coding sequence ATGTCAAATGTAAGATTTGGTCCGGCTGGAAGACCCATTAACTTTAAAGGTAATGCAAAGGATGCATGTACTTATATAAAAGAAGAAGGACTTGAAGCCTATGAATATCAGGCAACATATGGTGTAAAAATTTCTAAACAATCAGCAATCGAACTTAAGCAGGATTCTGAAGATAATGATGTACTTGTTTCGATGCATGCGCCATATTACATAAATTTATCATCAAACAAGGATGATGTGATAGAAAGATCCATTCAAAGGTTGATTCAAGCTGCAAAGGCTTCAGAATGGATGGGTGCTTATAGAACTGTTTTCCACCCCGGATTTTATACTAATTACACTTCAAATGAGGCTATGGATCGATGTAAAAATGCTATAAAGCAGATTATGGATAAATTGGAGGTTCTTGGGGTTGAAAATTACTATTTTGCACCGGAAACCACGGGAAAAAGGTCTCAACTTGGCAATTTGGATGAGATAATAGAAATTTGCAGGTCATTTGATCATTTTGAACCTACAGTGGATTTTGCTCATGTATATGCAAGATCTAGAGGAAAAATTAATAAACGGGAAGATTACAATCAAATCTTTCAGAAACTTGAGGATGAATTAGGGATTAAATCTCTTCATTCTCATTTCACACATATAGAATACACAGATGCTGGAGAAAGAAAGCATCATAAACTTTTAGATGATAATTATGGTCCTCCTCTCCAACCATTTATTGAAGAAATTGCTGAGTGCGGTTGGAACATTACAGTGATATGTGAAAGTCCACTAATTGATCAAGATGCTCTTGTAATGAAAAAGATGTACAGCCAGTTTTTGGCAAATAAAAAAAAGATATAA
- a CDS encoding AAA family ATPase translates to MKLNNITPDTLVSDKKTSKNLNEPNKEAKLVVLQSIGYPFLCNLVENPKIEIFDKELFELYAKEQWEGCVVDEGSFLFDQKLLPDYAFKIVKAHPDNSKITDNTSILLIEIQESREIKQIESSIRMEDVIGQERAKTKCKIIMKYLKEPDKFKEWAPRNVLFYGTPGTGKTMLAKSLSNELKVPLFLVKATSLIGEHVGDGARQIHELFEMASASSPSVIFIDEMDAVGLDRKYQSLRGDVSEVVNALLTEMDGIDHHKGVVTIGATNNPHLLDFAIRSRFEEEIEFTLPDEKERLAILDLYTGSMPISVDLNLDRLVKCTKGMSGRDIKDRILKVALHKAIYEDTDTVTWEHVKYALKQHKTKLNEPKGMFA, encoded by the coding sequence GTGAAACTGAATAATATAACTCCTGATACATTGGTATCGGACAAAAAAACTTCAAAAAATTTAAATGAACCTAATAAGGAGGCTAAACTGGTAGTACTCCAGTCTATTGGCTATCCATTTCTATGTAATCTTGTTGAAAATCCTAAAATTGAAATATTCGATAAAGAACTTTTTGAACTTTATGCCAAAGAACAGTGGGAGGGATGTGTGGTTGATGAAGGTTCATTCTTGTTTGACCAGAAATTACTTCCAGATTATGCATTTAAGATTGTGAAAGCTCATCCAGATAATTCAAAAATAACCGATAACACGTCAATTCTTCTAATTGAGATTCAAGAATCGCGTGAAATAAAGCAGATTGAAAGTAGCATCCGAATGGAAGATGTGATTGGGCAGGAACGGGCTAAGACCAAGTGCAAAATAATAATGAAATATCTTAAGGAACCAGATAAGTTCAAGGAATGGGCACCAAGGAATGTTCTGTTCTATGGAACACCGGGTACAGGAAAGACCATGCTTGCAAAATCCCTTTCAAATGAATTAAAAGTTCCATTGTTTCTTGTTAAGGCAACTAGTCTTATAGGTGAACATGTAGGGGATGGTGCTAGACAAATTCATGAACTTTTTGAAATGGCTTCTGCAAGTTCACCTTCTGTTATTTTCATAGATGAGATGGATGCAGTAGGTCTAGACAGGAAATATCAATCGTTAAGGGGAGATGTTTCAGAGGTTGTCAATGCTTTGTTAACTGAAATGGATGGTATTGATCATCATAAGGGAGTTGTAACAATAGGTGCAACCAATAATCCTCATTTACTTGATTTCGCAATAAGGAGTAGATTTGAAGAGGAGATTGAATTCACACTTCCAGATGAAAAAGAAAGGTTGGCTATTTTAGATCTTTATACCGGATCAATGCCAATTAGTGTTGATTTGAACTTAGATAGACTTGTAAAATGTACTAAGGGGATGTCTGGAAGGGATATTAAGGACAGAATTTTAAAAGTTGCTCTTCATAAGGCAATATACGAAGATACAGACACAGTTACATGGGAGCATGTCAAATATGCGCTTAAACAACATAAAACCAAACTGAACGAACCAAAAGGTATGTTCGCATAA
- a CDS encoding DUF4013 domain-containing protein encodes MGSMNLNEIIIDAMKYSASDLKMLLLLGLVLFIADFADSLSGAGETTDILRFFLSVVVILLAIFEAGYVFRIVEETIHGSKKLPQFNELKITFIHGLKETIVLIMYFSIPLLLFVLFFVEFLFSMDLDDVSGESTALFLIILAITVIIYAFFPAVLLHRAHHNGEVRASIDFKKIYHKIRNVGIKRLIIVYLGIFIVGTMVEVALSDSLANTIPIIGTFIPDLIIAPYILIFSARFLGLIDR; translated from the coding sequence ATGGGGTCTATGAATCTAAATGAGATAATTATCGATGCAATGAAGTATTCTGCTTCCGATTTGAAAATGTTACTTCTTCTTGGATTGGTACTTTTTATTGCAGATTTTGCAGATTCACTATCTGGGGCAGGAGAAACCACAGATATTCTAAGATTTTTTCTTAGTGTCGTAGTTATTTTACTTGCTATCTTTGAAGCAGGTTATGTTTTTAGAATAGTTGAAGAAACAATTCATGGATCAAAAAAACTTCCTCAATTCAATGAATTGAAAATAACATTCATACACGGACTTAAAGAGACTATAGTCCTAATTATGTACTTTTCTATTCCTCTTTTGTTGTTTGTGTTGTTCTTTGTAGAATTTTTATTCTCTATGGATTTAGATGATGTTTCTGGAGAAAGTACAGCATTATTTCTAATTATACTTGCTATAACAGTTATTATTTATGCATTCTTCCCTGCGGTATTGTTACACCGAGCTCATCACAACGGAGAGGTAAGAGCAAGCATTGATTTTAAAAAGATTTATCATAAAATACGAAATGTGGGTATTAAACGATTGATTATTGTTTACCTTGGAATATTCATAGTTGGAACCATGGTAGAAGTGGCTTTATCAGATAGTTTGGCAAATACTATTCCTATTATAGGTACTTTTATTCCTGATCTCATAATTGCCCCGTATATATTAATATTCTCTGCAAGGTTTCTGGGACTAATAGATAGATAA
- the hemA gene encoding glutamyl-tRNA reductase: MILNIRVDHKTADISKMERSSQKLESVFKNIYERYPVQEYLKINTCNRAEIYLVLGECSIENLQCDDFVVETDDNAMEHLLRLSSGLESMILGEDQILGQIKDAQKRSVKEGCCGEVLNTIFIKAIHVGQVVRKKTKINEGSLSIGSAAVELAESVHGDLKCKKVLVIGAGKMGTLVAKALVEKNLKAIVVANRTHDRAVELARELGGSAIHFDKLDEAMRDADVVISATGAPHPILTYQKVKEVVPSHIISKMVMVDIANPRDIEEDVSKLGVKLFNIDDLRDIAKRSREMRETEASDAEDIVKNEMKLLKRSLKHLEVEPIISNIRITAENIRLNETQKAFKMLGDMNGNEKIVDDLTKVVVERIFYDVIKNLKEAAENDEKNVIEAAETIFSKKSWL, translated from the coding sequence GTGATTTTGAACATTAGAGTTGATCACAAAACAGCAGACATTAGTAAAATGGAAAGATCAAGTCAGAAACTTGAGTCTGTTTTCAAGAATATCTATGAAAGATATCCCGTGCAAGAATATCTAAAGATAAATACATGTAATAGAGCAGAGATCTACTTGGTTTTAGGAGAATGTTCTATTGAAAACCTTCAATGTGATGATTTTGTTGTTGAAACAGATGACAATGCAATGGAACATCTACTAAGATTATCCTCAGGTTTGGAATCAATGATACTTGGCGAAGACCAAATACTCGGACAGATAAAAGATGCACAAAAGAGAAGTGTTAAAGAAGGATGCTGTGGAGAGGTGCTAAATACAATCTTCATAAAGGCAATTCATGTTGGTCAGGTTGTACGGAAAAAAACAAAAATAAATGAAGGTTCCTTATCTATTGGTTCAGCTGCAGTTGAACTAGCAGAATCTGTTCATGGAGATCTTAAATGTAAAAAGGTTCTAGTAATTGGTGCAGGTAAAATGGGAACTCTTGTTGCCAAGGCATTAGTTGAGAAAAATTTAAAGGCCATCGTTGTTGCAAACAGAACACATGATAGAGCAGTTGAACTTGCAAGGGAACTAGGTGGATCAGCCATCCACTTTGATAAATTAGATGAAGCAATGAGAGATGCAGATGTTGTTATAAGTGCAACTGGTGCACCGCACCCAATTTTAACCTATCAAAAGGTTAAAGAAGTTGTGCCTTCACATATTATTTCAAAAATGGTTATGGTAGACATTGCAAATCCACGAGACATTGAAGAGGATGTTTCCAAACTTGGTGTGAAACTCTTTAATATAGACGACCTAAGAGATATAGCAAAAAGAAGTAGGGAAATGAGAGAAACTGAAGCATCAGACGCAGAAGATATAGTTAAAAATGAAATGAAACTTTTAAAACGTTCCCTCAAACATTTGGAAGTGGAACCCATCATATCAAATATCAGAATTACAGCTGAAAATATCCGGTTAAATGAAACCCAGAAAGCATTTAAAATGCTTGGCGATATGAATGGTAATGAAAAAATTGTTGACGACCTAACAAAGGTAGTTGTTGAACGTATATTTTATGATGTAATAAAAAATCTAAAGGAAGCAGCTGAAAATGATGAAAAAAATGTTATCGAAGCTGCTGAAACTATTTTCTCAAAAAAATCGTGGTTATAG
- a CDS encoding precorrin-2 dehydrogenase/sirohydrochlorin ferrochelatase family protein: MGWTPLFLEMKDKKVLIVGSGEVGNRRTIRFLEAGANVVVVGSHVPEDLNDLGATIKPIEEIHNWVEWADIVITASADHELNQRVADLSGEKLINRADFPNKGNLIVPSSFFIGDVQICIFTGGKSPLMSRELRKKIEKVISPEDVLQLELQSFARKILKERLDDQKKRRSCLYTILEDQKIKKLLTEGKLEDAKKYVNELIISLNNVKL; the protein is encoded by the coding sequence ATGGGTTGGACTCCTCTGTTTCTTGAGATGAAGGACAAAAAAGTTTTAATAGTAGGTTCTGGAGAAGTAGGAAATAGGAGAACTATAAGATTCCTTGAGGCAGGGGCCAATGTTGTTGTAGTGGGAAGCCATGTTCCAGAAGATTTAAATGATCTTGGTGCAACTATAAAACCAATTGAAGAAATTCATAATTGGGTTGAATGGGCAGATATTGTTATTACTGCTTCAGCCGACCATGAGTTAAACCAAAGAGTAGCTGACTTATCTGGAGAAAAACTTATTAATAGAGCAGACTTCCCAAATAAAGGCAATTTAATTGTTCCATCATCTTTTTTCATAGGCGATGTGCAAATATGTATATTTACCGGCGGAAAGAGCCCCCTCATGTCAAGGGAGTTAAGAAAAAAGATAGAAAAAGTAATAAGTCCAGAAGATGTTCTGCAGCTCGAACTCCAATCATTTGCTCGGAAAATTCTCAAAGAAAGGTTAGATGATCAGAAAAAAAGAAGATCATGCCTTTATACCATTTTAGAAGATCAAAAAATAAAAAAACTTTTAACAGAGGGCAAACTGGAAGATGCTAAGAAATATGTTAACGAGTTGATAATATCCCTTAACAATGTTAAATTATGA
- a CDS encoding methanogenesis marker 9 domain-containing protein, translated as MVWEDSPSHVCRGGDKRALAFCCPPVKPCPVIYALEDAKLTPQEYIEIKEKFAEKTKLSQGEGTCFGSLVWCCKPSKPCPLRDMVMRRIGMSVDEYMELKKQLSEELVGKHESNTKESVTVLSETFNVSEEEAFKTLQQCDNDLKKAAKLLKMKNLEF; from the coding sequence ATGGTATGGGAAGATTCACCATCACATGTATGCAGGGGAGGGGACAAACGCGCATTAGCATTTTGTTGTCCACCAGTAAAACCTTGTCCAGTTATATATGCACTTGAGGATGCTAAACTAACTCCTCAGGAGTATATTGAAATAAAAGAAAAATTTGCAGAGAAAACTAAACTCAGCCAAGGAGAAGGAACTTGTTTTGGTTCACTTGTATGGTGCTGTAAACCTTCAAAACCATGTCCACTAAGAGATATGGTAATGAGAAGGATTGGAATGAGTGTTGACGAGTATATGGAGTTGAAAAAACAGCTTTCAGAGGAACTTGTAGGAAAACATGAATCAAATACAAAAGAGAGTGTTACTGTCCTTTCAGAAACATTCAATGTGTCCGAGGAAGAGGCATTTAAAACACTCCAGCAATGTGATAATGACTTGAAAAAAGCTGCAAAACTTCTTAAAATGAAGAATTTGGAGTTTTAA
- the atwA gene encoding methyl coenzyme M reductase system, component A2, whose protein sequence is MSFIEVKNVTKTFNGVEILKNLNMTIDEGKVLGILGRSGSGKSVLINMFRGMKDYRPDKGQIIYTIAICPDCLRVEPPSAAGKICSCGCGCEFELKKIDFWNCDRKIFAAIKRRISIMLQRTFALYEDDTVIDNVLKSITGHDEEESTYMAIELIEMAQMAHRITHIARDLSGGEKQRVVLARQIAKEPMIFLADEPTGTLDPKTAELLHQALLDGVKNKGTTMIITSHWPEVMRKLSDYVIWLEKGEIIVEGDPETVVQEFMSQVPLPEKKDVFKTGGPIIQIENVKKHYYSIERGVVKAVDGIDLTVNTSEIFGIVGLSGAGKTTLSRILYGLTDPSSGKIEVKLGENWIDMTQKGPFGRGRVIPYLGILHQEYSLYPHRNVLGNLTEAISLELPAEFAKMKAIYVLKAVGFDEDYANNLLTKYPDELSGGERHRVALAQVLIKEPNIVILDEPTGTMDPITRVQVTDSIRRARDELSQTFLIISHDMDFVLDVCDRAALMRGGKILKIGDPKQIVQDLTPKEKEKMLTEE, encoded by the coding sequence ATGTCTTTTATAGAAGTGAAAAATGTTACAAAAACCTTTAACGGTGTCGAAATCTTAAAAAATCTGAATATGACCATTGATGAGGGAAAAGTTTTAGGTATTCTTGGAAGAAGTGGTTCAGGGAAATCTGTACTCATAAATATGTTCAGAGGAATGAAAGATTACAGACCAGATAAAGGTCAGATCATATATACAATAGCAATCTGCCCTGATTGTTTGAGGGTAGAACCCCCATCTGCCGCTGGCAAAATATGTAGTTGCGGATGTGGATGTGAATTCGAATTAAAAAAAATTGACTTCTGGAACTGTGACCGCAAAATTTTTGCAGCCATAAAACGTAGAATATCCATAATGCTGCAGAGGACATTTGCCCTTTATGAAGATGATACAGTCATAGATAATGTTTTAAAATCAATAACTGGTCATGATGAAGAGGAAAGTACGTATATGGCTATAGAATTGATTGAAATGGCCCAAATGGCACACAGAATTACCCATATTGCAAGGGATCTGAGCGGAGGGGAAAAGCAAAGAGTAGTACTTGCAAGACAGATAGCAAAGGAACCAATGATATTCCTTGCTGATGAACCTACTGGAACATTAGATCCTAAAACAGCTGAATTACTTCATCAGGCACTGCTTGATGGAGTAAAAAATAAAGGCACAACAATGATCATTACATCTCACTGGCCAGAGGTTATGAGAAAATTATCAGACTATGTAATATGGCTTGAAAAGGGAGAAATAATTGTTGAAGGAGATCCTGAAACTGTTGTCCAGGAATTCATGTCTCAAGTACCTCTACCTGAGAAAAAAGATGTTTTCAAGACTGGTGGCCCCATAATACAAATAGAAAATGTTAAAAAACATTACTACTCCATTGAAAGGGGAGTTGTTAAGGCAGTTGATGGTATTGATCTTACTGTTAATACAAGTGAAATCTTTGGAATTGTAGGGCTTAGTGGTGCTGGAAAAACAACTCTTTCTAGAATACTCTATGGACTCACAGATCCCAGCAGCGGTAAAATCGAGGTAAAACTTGGTGAAAATTGGATCGATATGACACAAAAAGGTCCTTTCGGGAGAGGACGTGTAATACCTTACCTTGGAATTTTACATCAAGAATATAGTCTTTATCCTCATAGAAACGTTCTTGGAAACCTAACAGAGGCAATTAGTCTCGAACTCCCCGCAGAATTTGCTAAAATGAAAGCCATATATGTACTCAAAGCAGTTGGTTTTGATGAAGATTATGCTAATAATTTATTAACAAAATATCCTGATGAATTGAGTGGAGGAGAACGCCACAGAGTTGCTCTTGCCCAGGTTCTGATTAAAGAACCGAATATTGTGATTCTTGACGAACCAACCGGCACTATGGATCCTATTACACGAGTTCAGGTTACTGATTCAATAAGAAGAGCTCGTGATGAACTTAGTCAGACTTTTCTAATTATATCCCATGACATGGATTTCGTTCTTGATGTTTGCGATAGGGCTGCATTGATGCGTGGTGGAAAAATACTTAAAATAGGCGATCCAAAGCAGATTGTCCAAGATCTAACACCAAAAGAGAAAGAGAAGATGCTTACGGAGGAATAA
- a CDS encoding MJ0144 family RNA dihydrouridine synthase-like protein, which translates to MAGITDGKFCNKMAIYGFDILTIGGYNADQQSIRAGLKIIKRGRPEFDIAKNDLEQHITNEIKIIKNNNDYKGLVSVNLRASTPDPIINISNIPELDIIEINAHCRQQELVQAGCGQALLKNPELLKDFTSKVVENCDKKVSVKMRANVPGVDNVIVAKAINDAGADFIHVDAMKPGFDCADYGVIESITKNVDVFIIGNNSIKDIMSARNMLSAGANGFSIARAAINGTLPFDLSMV; encoded by the coding sequence ATGGCAGGGATAACAGATGGTAAATTCTGCAATAAAATGGCTATTTATGGTTTTGATATTTTAACCATTGGAGGTTACAATGCAGATCAACAATCTATAAGGGCAGGATTGAAAATAATCAAACGAGGCAGACCAGAATTTGATATTGCTAAAAATGATTTAGAACAACATATAACCAATGAAATCAAAATTATCAAAAATAACAATGATTACAAAGGCCTAGTATCTGTTAATCTTCGTGCAAGCACTCCAGACCCTATCATAAATATATCCAATATCCCAGAACTCGACATAATCGAAATAAATGCCCACTGTAGACAGCAGGAATTGGTTCAAGCGGGTTGTGGACAGGCTCTTCTAAAAAATCCTGAATTACTTAAAGATTTCACCTCAAAGGTTGTAGAAAATTGTGATAAGAAAGTCTCGGTTAAGATGCGTGCAAATGTACCTGGAGTGGACAATGTTATAGTTGCAAAAGCAATAAATGATGCAGGTGCCGATTTCATTCATGTCGATGCAATGAAACCAGGATTTGATTGTGCGGATTATGGTGTTATTGAATCTATAACGAAAAATGTTGATGTATTCATTATAGGAAACAATTCGATCAAAGATATAATGTCTGCAAGAAATATGCTCTCTGCAGGTGCTAATGGTTTTTCTATTGCAAGAGCTGCTATTAATGGGACTCTCCCGTTTGATCTTTCAATGGTATGA